A single window of Pseudomonas benzenivorans DNA harbors:
- a CDS encoding quaternary amine ABC transporter ATP-binding protein — MTQADEILSVKNIFKVFGAQPEVAMDMLRKGADKNEIFQKTGQVVGVFDASFSVKRGEIFVIMGLSGSGKSTMVRLFNRLIEPTSGSIHLNGREITGLSDKELTNVRRKEMGMVFQSFALMPHMSVLDNAAFGLEISGISEQERRARAMEALAQVGLAGHENSYPHQLSGGMQQRVGLARALTNDPTILLMDEAFSALDPLIRSEMQGELIRLQAEQQRTIIFISHDIEEAIRIGHRIAIMEGGRVVQIGTPQELLCNPANDYVEAFFKGFDSSRVLKAGDVAQLDPTTVCRVNGHVPAFAAGVPFGYLVNEQDKLLAVVDPAQMRDGAEPGRIEQLRLDCHQPIYIDTPLHDVLDIVAEVPYPVPVLDHAGAFKGTISKSLLLHTMSRH; from the coding sequence ATGACCCAAGCTGACGAGATACTTTCGGTCAAGAACATATTCAAGGTATTCGGCGCGCAGCCGGAAGTGGCCATGGATATGTTGCGCAAGGGCGCCGACAAAAACGAGATATTCCAGAAGACCGGCCAGGTCGTCGGCGTGTTCGACGCCAGCTTCTCGGTCAAGCGCGGCGAAATCTTCGTCATCATGGGCCTGTCCGGCTCGGGCAAGTCGACCATGGTGCGCCTGTTCAACCGGCTGATCGAACCCACCTCCGGCAGCATCCACCTCAACGGCCGGGAGATCACCGGGCTGTCGGACAAGGAGCTGACCAACGTGCGGCGCAAGGAAATGGGCATGGTCTTCCAGTCCTTCGCCCTGATGCCGCACATGAGCGTGCTGGACAACGCCGCGTTCGGCCTGGAGATCTCCGGCATCAGCGAGCAGGAGCGCCGCGCCCGGGCCATGGAGGCCCTGGCCCAGGTCGGCCTGGCCGGGCACGAGAACAGCTACCCGCACCAGCTGTCCGGCGGCATGCAGCAGCGTGTCGGCCTGGCCCGGGCGCTGACCAACGACCCGACCATCCTGCTGATGGACGAAGCCTTCTCCGCCCTCGACCCGCTGATCCGCAGCGAGATGCAGGGCGAGCTGATCCGCCTGCAGGCCGAGCAGCAGCGCACCATCATCTTCATCTCCCACGACATCGAAGAGGCCATCCGCATCGGCCATCGCATCGCCATCATGGAAGGCGGTCGGGTGGTGCAGATCGGCACGCCCCAGGAACTGCTGTGCAACCCGGCCAACGACTATGTCGAGGCCTTCTTCAAGGGCTTCGACAGCTCCCGGGTGCTCAAGGCCGGCGACGTCGCCCAACTGGACCCGACCACGGTGTGCCGGGTCAACGGCCATGTGCCGGCCTTCGCCGCAGGCGTGCCCTTCGGCTACCTGGTCAACGAGCAGGACAAGTTGCTCGCCGTGGTCGACCCGGCGCAGATGCGTGACGGCGCCGAACCCGGGCGCATCGAGCAGCTCCGACTGGACTGCCACCAGCCCATCTACATCGATACGCCGCTGCACGACGTGCTGGATATCGTCGCCGAGGTG
- a CDS encoding pyrroline-5-carboxylate reductase family protein produces MTLGIIGGGGWLGRSIGAAMLVKGVLAPANLILSSRSGRVEGFDAWPEVQLTTDNGELARQADVIVLSVRPEQFAEVQVDAADKLVISFMAGVSVDTLVERTGSRRVIRAMPNAAAEIGQCYAPWFATAAVTAADKAFTQAMFEACGSADEVAGEADLDYLTGLVGSGAAYPALLAEAMLAHALARGISPQVAENAVRGVVVGASQLLGRGGMSPAEMVQAMLDYRGTTAAGLQAMLDAGFKQAVDAGLEAAEAAAQRMKAGYAQPRR; encoded by the coding sequence ATGACGCTCGGAATCATCGGCGGGGGCGGCTGGCTGGGCCGCTCCATCGGCGCCGCCATGCTCGTCAAGGGCGTGCTGGCGCCGGCCAATTTGATTCTCTCCAGCCGCAGCGGGCGGGTCGAGGGCTTCGACGCCTGGCCCGAGGTGCAGCTGACCACGGATAACGGGGAACTGGCGCGGCAAGCCGACGTCATCGTGCTGTCGGTGCGCCCCGAGCAGTTCGCCGAGGTGCAGGTCGATGCGGCGGACAAGCTGGTGATCTCCTTTATGGCCGGGGTCTCGGTCGACACCCTTGTCGAGCGCACCGGCAGCCGCAGGGTGATCCGCGCGATGCCCAATGCCGCGGCCGAGATCGGCCAGTGCTACGCGCCCTGGTTCGCCACGGCGGCGGTGACGGCCGCCGACAAGGCCTTCACCCAGGCGATGTTCGAGGCCTGCGGCAGCGCCGACGAAGTGGCTGGCGAAGCCGACCTCGACTACCTGACCGGACTGGTCGGCTCGGGCGCGGCCTATCCGGCGCTGCTGGCCGAGGCCATGCTCGCCCATGCCCTGGCCCGGGGTATTTCGCCTCAGGTGGCCGAGAACGCGGTGCGCGGCGTGGTGGTCGGTGCGAGCCAGCTGCTCGGCCGCGGCGGCATGTCGCCGGCCGAGATGGTCCAGGCCATGCTCGACTACCGCGGCACCACCGCCGCCGGGTTGCAGGCCATGCTCGACGCCGGCTTCAAGCAGGCCGTCGACGCCGGGCTGGAGGCGGCCGAAGCGGCAGCCCAGCGCATGAAAGCCGGCTACGCCCAACCCAGAAGATAG
- a CDS encoding TetR/AcrR family transcriptional regulator, protein MTTQSKSTESGWRGSAEGWLQAAYDSLVESGVEAVRIQPLAKKLNLSRTSFYWFFKDREELLAALIERWRAKNTGNLVSQADAYAESIAEATLNVFDCWLNPSLFDSQFEFAVRSWALQEPRVAEEVEVADKTRLAALGAMFERFGYEPISADVRARSTYLTQIGYISMNTREDALTRMQRIPEYVKIFTGQLPQPRELERFYARHGYAVQAPTLVALGAKSPLQR, encoded by the coding sequence ATGACTACACAGAGCAAATCCACCGAGAGCGGCTGGCGCGGCTCGGCCGAGGGCTGGCTGCAGGCCGCCTACGACAGCCTGGTCGAGTCGGGCGTCGAGGCCGTGCGCATCCAGCCACTGGCCAAGAAGCTGAACCTGTCGCGCACCAGCTTCTACTGGTTCTTCAAGGACCGCGAGGAACTGCTGGCGGCGCTGATCGAGCGCTGGCGGGCGAAGAACACCGGCAACCTGGTCAGCCAGGCCGACGCCTACGCCGAAAGCATCGCCGAGGCCACGCTCAACGTGTTCGACTGCTGGCTGAATCCGTCCCTGTTCGACTCCCAGTTCGAGTTCGCGGTGCGCAGTTGGGCGCTGCAGGAACCCAGGGTGGCGGAGGAGGTCGAGGTAGCGGACAAGACACGCCTGGCGGCGCTGGGCGCCATGTTCGAGCGCTTCGGCTACGAGCCCATCAGTGCCGACGTACGCGCCCGCTCCACCTACCTGACGCAGATCGGCTACATCAGCATGAACACCCGCGAGGATGCGCTGACGCGCATGCAGCGCATTCCCGAGTACGTGAAGATCTTCACCGGCCAGCTGCCGCAGCCCCGCGAACTGGAGCGCTTCTATGCCCGCCATGGCTATGCCGTGCAGGCGCCGACCCTGGTGGCGCTGGGGGCGAAGAGTCCGCTGCAGCGCTAG
- a CDS encoding NADH:flavin oxidoreductase: protein MSNDPLLQPYQLKHLTLRNRIITTSHEPAYPEDGMPKALYRAYHVERAKAGVALTMTAGSAAVSRDSPPVFNNILAYKDEVVGWMKDLTDECHEHGAAVMIQLTHLGRRTRWDKGDWLPVVSPSHNREAAHRAFPKKLEDWDIERIIKDYADAAERMKAAGLDGIELQAYGHLMDQFWSPLTNELDAPYGGSLDNRLRFTFDVLKAVRQRVGNEFIVGVRYTADEALAGGLGAEEGLDISRRLKDSGMVDFLNIIRGHIDTDPGLTDVIPIQGMANSPHLDFAGQIRAATDFPTFHAAKIPDIATARHAIASGKVDMVGMTRAHMTDPHIVRKLIEGREEAIRPCVGANYCLDRIYQGGAAYCIHNAATGRETSMPHDIPKAAARRKVVIIGAGPAGLEAARVAGERGHQVLVIEAADQPGGQIRLTARSPRRREMLSIIEWRMSQCQALGVEFRFNTWADAESIRAEQADVVIVATGGFPHSEVLSAGNEHVVSAWDIISGDVKPGRNVLLFDDAGDHAALQAAEFIAQSGAKLEIMTPDRSFAPEVMAMNLVPYMRSLQKLDTTFTVTYRLASVARDGGELVAQIDSDYGGVRKERRVDQVVVNHGTLPMDELYLELRPFSRNLGAVEYADLIVGQPQTRDDNPDGEFQLFRIGDAVAARNTHAAIYDALRLVKDL, encoded by the coding sequence ATGTCCAACGACCCGCTTCTCCAGCCCTACCAGCTCAAGCACCTGACCCTGCGCAACCGCATCATCACCACCTCCCACGAACCGGCCTACCCCGAGGACGGCATGCCCAAGGCGCTGTATCGCGCCTACCACGTGGAGCGGGCCAAGGCCGGGGTGGCCCTGACCATGACCGCCGGTTCGGCGGCGGTGTCGCGCGACAGCCCGCCGGTGTTCAACAACATCCTCGCCTACAAGGACGAGGTGGTCGGCTGGATGAAGGACCTGACCGACGAGTGCCACGAGCACGGCGCCGCGGTGATGATCCAGCTGACCCACCTGGGCCGGCGCACCCGCTGGGACAAGGGCGACTGGCTGCCGGTGGTGTCGCCCTCGCACAATCGCGAGGCGGCCCACCGCGCTTTCCCCAAGAAGCTGGAAGACTGGGACATCGAGCGCATCATCAAGGACTACGCCGACGCCGCCGAGCGGATGAAGGCCGCCGGCCTCGACGGCATCGAACTGCAGGCCTACGGCCACCTGATGGACCAGTTCTGGTCGCCTTTGACCAACGAGCTGGACGCGCCCTACGGCGGCTCCCTGGACAATCGCCTGCGCTTCACCTTCGACGTGCTCAAGGCCGTGCGCCAGCGCGTCGGCAACGAGTTCATCGTCGGCGTGCGCTACACCGCCGACGAGGCGCTGGCCGGCGGCCTGGGCGCCGAAGAAGGCCTGGACATCTCGCGCCGCCTCAAGGACAGCGGCATGGTGGATTTTCTCAACATCATCCGCGGCCACATCGACACCGACCCGGGCCTGACCGACGTGATCCCGATCCAGGGCATGGCCAACTCGCCGCACCTGGATTTCGCCGGGCAGATCCGCGCCGCCACCGACTTTCCCACCTTCCACGCCGCGAAGATTCCGGACATCGCCACGGCGCGCCACGCCATCGCCTCGGGCAAGGTCGACATGGTCGGCATGACCCGCGCGCACATGACCGACCCGCACATCGTGCGCAAGCTGATCGAAGGCCGCGAAGAAGCCATCCGCCCCTGCGTCGGCGCCAACTACTGCCTCGACCGCATCTACCAGGGCGGCGCGGCCTACTGCATCCACAACGCCGCCACCGGCCGCGAAACCAGCATGCCCCACGACATCCCCAAGGCCGCCGCGCGGCGCAAGGTGGTGATCATCGGCGCCGGTCCCGCCGGGCTGGAGGCGGCCCGGGTGGCCGGCGAGCGCGGCCACCAGGTGCTGGTGATCGAGGCGGCCGACCAGCCCGGCGGGCAGATCCGCCTGACCGCCCGCAGCCCGCGCCGGCGCGAGATGCTCAGCATCATCGAATGGCGCATGAGCCAGTGCCAGGCCCTGGGCGTGGAGTTTCGCTTCAACACCTGGGCCGATGCCGAGAGCATCCGCGCCGAGCAGGCCGACGTGGTCATCGTCGCCACCGGCGGCTTCCCCCACAGCGAAGTGCTCAGCGCCGGCAACGAGCACGTGGTCTCGGCCTGGGACATCATCTCCGGCGACGTCAAGCCGGGGCGCAACGTGCTGCTGTTCGACGACGCCGGCGACCACGCCGCCCTGCAGGCCGCCGAATTCATCGCCCAGAGCGGCGCCAAGCTGGAAATCATGACCCCCGACCGCAGCTTCGCCCCGGAAGTCATGGCCATGAACCTGGTGCCCTACATGCGCTCGCTGCAGAAGCTCGACACCACCTTCACCGTCACCTACCGCCTGGCCTCCGTGGCCCGCGACGGTGGCGAGCTGGTGGCGCAGATCGACAGCGACTACGGCGGCGTGCGCAAGGAACGCCGGGTGGACCAGGTGGTGGTCAACCACGGCACCCTGCCGATGGACGAGCTGTACCTGGAACTCAGGCCCTTCTCGCGCAACCTCGGCGCGGTCGAATACGCCGACCTGATCGTCGGCCAGCCGCAGACCCGCGACGACAACCCGGACGGCGAGTTCCAGCTGTTCCGCATCGGCGATGCAGTGGCCGCACGCAACACCCACGCGGCCATCTACGACGCCCTGCGCCTGGTCAAGGACCTGTAA
- a CDS encoding Kelch repeat-containing protein, whose translation MRQSIAGSMSAIYLTGAMLLSGTATAQPAWSDAAPLPSPRQEIYATTHNRMIYTAGGLGEGASAVRSEFNAFDPQENRWIELAKLPAPRHHVTLSALDGAIYAVGGFSGAFPNWKSESSAYAYDLETGQWSALPALPVARGEHVSAAVDGKIYVIGGRVGGTPKAAHYKDYRDTSRVDVFDTANRTWSRGVDAPTARNSAAGVVIGDRIYVVGGRQYLESNGNAVNVNVAALEVFNTKTGLWSVKAPMPRASGGIAATTLDGRLYVFGGEQWTPTKEVLANGWAYDPSADAWEALPDMKVPRHGAAAGAIGDRIFVFGGATKVGAGDVAVNEALALEP comes from the coding sequence ATGCGACAGTCTATAGCCGGCTCAATGAGCGCCATTTATTTAACAGGCGCCATGCTTCTCAGCGGTACAGCAACTGCACAACCTGCTTGGTCAGACGCGGCGCCGTTGCCGTCGCCACGACAGGAAATTTACGCCACTACGCACAACCGGATGATTTATACGGCCGGCGGGCTTGGAGAAGGGGCTTCTGCGGTACGGAGCGAATTTAACGCTTTCGATCCGCAGGAAAATCGCTGGATTGAACTGGCCAAGCTGCCCGCCCCTCGGCATCACGTCACGCTGTCAGCGCTGGACGGCGCAATCTACGCGGTGGGCGGTTTTTCCGGCGCGTTCCCAAACTGGAAATCGGAAAGCTCAGCCTATGCCTACGACCTCGAGACGGGTCAGTGGAGCGCACTCCCTGCTCTGCCTGTTGCACGAGGTGAGCATGTCTCGGCGGCGGTAGATGGAAAGATCTACGTTATTGGCGGACGGGTCGGAGGAACACCAAAGGCAGCTCATTACAAGGATTACCGCGATACGAGTCGCGTCGATGTTTTTGATACAGCCAACCGAACCTGGTCGCGCGGGGTCGACGCGCCAACTGCGCGAAACAGTGCGGCGGGTGTGGTAATTGGCGACAGAATCTACGTCGTCGGTGGTCGCCAGTATCTTGAGTCGAACGGCAACGCAGTCAATGTGAACGTGGCAGCCCTCGAGGTCTTCAATACCAAGACCGGGCTGTGGTCAGTAAAGGCACCGATGCCGAGGGCTTCGGGCGGCATCGCCGCAACCACACTCGATGGAAGACTCTACGTTTTCGGCGGTGAACAATGGACCCCGACCAAGGAAGTGCTCGCCAATGGCTGGGCTTATGATCCGTCTGCGGATGCCTGGGAAGCCTTGCCAGACATGAAGGTGCCACGGCATGGGGCGGCGGCCGGTGCCATCGGTGATCGCATATTCGTTTTTGGCGGGGCGACCAAAGTCGGTGCGGGCGACGTGGCTGTAAACGAGGCGCTTGCGCTAGAGCCGTAA
- a CDS encoding DOPA 4,5-dioxygenase family protein — MNKTQRPINSHKAYHAHIYFDEATKAQARKLCDISAEKFHLNVGRFHEKLIGPHPCWSCQVTFGAKDFENYIPWLDANRENLTVLVHALTGDDYKDHTEFAYWLGQEVELNLAFFKNT, encoded by the coding sequence ATGAACAAAACGCAACGGCCGATTAATTCTCACAAAGCCTATCATGCTCATATTTATTTCGACGAAGCGACTAAAGCACAGGCAAGGAAACTGTGTGACATTTCTGCAGAGAAATTTCATCTCAACGTCGGTCGATTTCACGAAAAGTTGATTGGCCCACATCCATGCTGGAGTTGTCAGGTGACATTTGGTGCGAAGGATTTTGAAAACTATATTCCTTGGTTAGATGCTAACAGGGAAAACTTGACGGTATTGGTTCACGCGCTCACAGGTGACGATTATAAAGATCATACTGAGTTCGCCTATTGGCTGGGCCAAGAAGTTGAATTGAATTTGGCTTTTTTCAAAAATACCTAA
- a CDS encoding aromatic ring-hydroxylating oxygenase subunit alpha — translation MENYISGMGLPQEAIFDLDRAKRLYSKKWFFAGTRGDVPKPRDYLKFSLFDDEYFLLHGTDGVIRCMANRCAHQSARLLRETHGTCPPMIMCPNHQWVYELNGGRLLNAPGFAPDFPGSELGQSMHLDSLPVVEVHGLLFASLDPECDRSDLEEIEKIIAPYAAPFGLQNGGYKLAYHECEIVDASWFLVMINNRECCHCNMNHQGLVKLFDPSSFNGAQSPAYEQLFARAVQRWESLGLAWQEQAFSPNDCCRVARYPMQENFQSITFDGKPASKKLIGPFKDYDQSTLSMWFNPNAWIHFTSDHIATNWVLPLGSDKCALYTSWIVREDAVEGVDYHPEHMKEVWQVTNAEDVALCQSMTAGAKSAFYRPGPFAKDEKFCVQLSDWYMEHSAG, via the coding sequence TTGGAAAACTACATTTCTGGAATGGGGCTTCCTCAGGAAGCCATATTCGACCTTGATCGTGCCAAGCGTCTTTATTCGAAGAAGTGGTTCTTCGCGGGCACCCGCGGTGACGTGCCCAAACCCAGGGACTACCTCAAGTTCTCCTTGTTCGACGACGAGTATTTCCTGCTGCATGGCACGGACGGCGTGATCCGTTGCATGGCGAACCGCTGCGCGCACCAGAGCGCCCGCCTGCTGCGCGAGACGCATGGAACATGCCCACCGATGATCATGTGCCCCAACCATCAGTGGGTCTATGAACTCAATGGCGGCCGTTTGCTCAATGCACCTGGATTTGCCCCCGACTTCCCTGGCTCGGAGCTGGGACAGTCGATGCATCTCGACAGCCTGCCAGTGGTCGAGGTACACGGTCTGCTGTTCGCCAGTCTGGACCCTGAGTGTGATCGCAGCGATCTGGAAGAAATCGAGAAAATCATCGCACCCTACGCGGCGCCGTTTGGCTTGCAAAACGGTGGCTACAAGCTGGCCTATCACGAATGCGAAATTGTCGACGCCAGCTGGTTCTTGGTGATGATCAACAACCGCGAGTGCTGCCATTGCAATATGAACCACCAGGGCCTGGTTAAACTATTCGACCCCTCCAGTTTCAATGGCGCGCAATCTCCAGCCTATGAGCAACTGTTTGCCCGGGCGGTACAGCGCTGGGAGTCGCTCGGACTGGCGTGGCAGGAGCAAGCCTTCTCACCGAATGATTGCTGCCGCGTGGCGCGCTATCCCATGCAGGAAAACTTCCAATCCATCACCTTTGATGGCAAGCCGGCCAGCAAGAAGCTGATCGGCCCGTTCAAGGACTACGATCAAAGCACGCTGTCGATGTGGTTCAACCCCAACGCCTGGATTCACTTCACCTCGGACCACATTGCGACCAACTGGGTGCTGCCGCTCGGCAGTGACAAATGTGCGCTCTATACCAGCTGGATCGTGCGTGAGGATGCCGTCGAAGGCGTCGATTATCATCCCGAACACATGAAGGAAGTCTGGCAGGTGACCAACGCGGAAGATGTCGCCCTGTGCCAATCGATGACCGCAGGCGCCAAGTCCGCTTTCTATCGACCGGGACCCTTCGCGAAAGATGAGAAGTTTTGTGTTCAGCTAAGCGATTGGTACATGGAGCATTCGGCCGGCTGA
- a CDS encoding LysR substrate-binding domain-containing protein, whose amino-acid sequence MARLPSLSALRAFEAAARHLSFTKAAQELHITQGAVSYQIRMLEDELGARLFLREKRTVVLTEGAQQLLPVLQRAFSEIAEGIATFSATSREERLTVALSTYFAIHWLSRRLGRFSNLHPDIQLRLQHPETNARPGVDGVDMVIMWKARDWAPQPGLNSQLLFSSAVSPVCSPALFENLAAPASSQGLRKQALLRDEVHYEAWSKWLKLAGFDDAGPTYDMKISDPNVYLQAAIDGRGWAMADELIADEISLKRLVRPFDISLEGYGYFVVCRDDALERPAVRAFHEWITGEAQTADKRTSRA is encoded by the coding sequence ATGGCCAGACTGCCTTCTCTTTCCGCGCTGCGAGCCTTCGAAGCGGCAGCACGCCACTTGAGCTTTACGAAGGCCGCGCAGGAACTGCATATCACCCAGGGCGCCGTCAGTTACCAGATTCGCATGTTGGAGGATGAACTCGGCGCCCGGCTGTTCTTGCGTGAGAAACGTACAGTGGTGCTAACCGAGGGTGCGCAACAGCTGTTACCCGTGTTGCAACGGGCGTTTTCAGAGATTGCCGAAGGAATAGCCACTTTTTCGGCCACAAGCCGCGAAGAGCGACTCACGGTCGCGCTCAGTACCTATTTTGCGATTCATTGGCTGTCTAGAAGATTGGGGCGCTTCTCTAATCTGCATCCGGATATCCAGCTCAGATTGCAGCACCCTGAGACCAATGCACGCCCAGGTGTCGATGGCGTGGATATGGTGATCATGTGGAAGGCGCGTGACTGGGCTCCGCAACCTGGCCTCAACAGTCAGTTGTTGTTTTCCTCGGCCGTCAGCCCTGTCTGTAGCCCCGCGCTATTTGAAAACCTGGCGGCTCCAGCCTCCTCTCAAGGGCTACGCAAGCAGGCTCTGTTGCGCGATGAAGTGCACTATGAGGCGTGGTCGAAGTGGCTGAAATTGGCCGGTTTCGATGATGCGGGGCCTACCTATGACATGAAGATCAGCGACCCGAACGTTTACCTCCAGGCGGCCATCGATGGGCGCGGCTGGGCAATGGCCGATGAGCTTATTGCCGACGAGATATCCCTCAAGCGTCTTGTCAGGCCTTTCGATATCTCGCTCGAGGGCTACGGCTATTTTGTCGTGTGCCGGGACGACGCGCTGGAGCGACCCGCCGTACGCGCCTTTCATGAGTGGATAACGGGCGAAGCTCAGACGGCTGATAAACGAACATCGCGGGCCTGA
- a CDS encoding isopenicillin N synthase family dioxygenase: MAQVIESCLSSKSTSFNEIPIVDVGPLLDDSDVHSVARQIGRVCENVGFLYIKNHGVPASLVRDVYRLSRKFFDLPFDVKNRLNIVNSGQTLRGYIPMYGENVDPQNTRDFKECFDYGRHEEAVSPFFGPNLMPESIQEFKQVMETYHAAMLGLARKLISAIALSLNLPADYFEKLQKKPITIQRLLHYPPQFGDITLKEIGIGAHTDYGFLTILSQDSNGGLQVQNRDGEWVSAPPVADTFIVNIGDLVQTFTNDRYISTMHRVINTSGVDRYSVPFFIDLDFDAVVDVVPTCISADRPSKYQPYTSGQHKYKRFVDSYTHLQDVVIGG, encoded by the coding sequence ATGGCGCAAGTAATCGAGAGCTGTCTTTCCAGCAAGTCAACGTCTTTCAACGAGATCCCCATTGTCGATGTCGGGCCATTGTTGGATGACAGTGATGTGCATTCGGTGGCGCGTCAAATTGGCCGTGTCTGTGAGAATGTCGGTTTCTTGTATATCAAGAATCATGGGGTCCCCGCTTCTCTGGTGCGTGATGTGTATCGGCTCTCCCGCAAGTTTTTTGACTTGCCATTCGACGTCAAGAATCGGTTGAATATCGTCAACTCCGGCCAGACCTTGCGCGGCTACATTCCCATGTATGGCGAAAATGTCGACCCGCAGAACACCAGGGATTTCAAAGAGTGTTTTGACTATGGTCGGCACGAAGAGGCGGTATCACCGTTCTTTGGCCCCAACCTGATGCCGGAGTCTATTCAAGAATTCAAGCAGGTCATGGAGACCTATCACGCAGCCATGCTGGGGCTTGCACGTAAACTGATCAGCGCGATCGCCTTGAGCCTGAATCTGCCGGCGGATTATTTTGAGAAACTGCAGAAGAAACCGATCACTATTCAGCGGCTGTTGCACTATCCGCCACAGTTCGGCGATATCACGCTGAAAGAGATTGGCATTGGTGCGCACACCGATTACGGCTTTCTGACCATCCTTTCCCAGGATTCCAATGGCGGTCTGCAGGTGCAGAATCGAGACGGCGAATGGGTCAGCGCACCGCCGGTGGCGGATACCTTCATTGTCAATATCGGCGATCTGGTGCAGACCTTCACCAACGACCGCTATATCTCCACCATGCACCGCGTGATCAATACCAGCGGTGTGGATCGCTATTCGGTGCCGTTCTTCATCGACCTCGATTTCGATGCGGTGGTCGATGTGGTGCCTACCTGCATCAGTGCAGACAGACCCAGCAAGTACCAGCCGTACACCAGCGGCCAGCACAAATACAAGCGGTTCGTTGACAGCTACACCCATCTGCAGGATGTGGTCATCGGCGGGTAA